The genomic region TTCGGCATCCCGGTGAGCACGGTGACGTCGAGGCCGTCGGCCGCCCACGCTCGGGCCGTCTCCGACAGCCGCGCTTGCGGCGCGCCGATCTCCGGAGGGAAGTAGTGCGTCACCACCAGGACGCGGCGACCGGGCAGGGTGGACACGGAGTACGACCTCCAGCCGTCGACGACCTATCGCTAAAAGTAGCGTAGTACTCACTTGGAGTGATTATCGGTAGTGTGACCGTCCGCGTGTCGCGGCGACCTCGTCCCAGGCGGGCTGCCCGAGCGGCAGCCGGAAGCCCCGCGCGTCGAGCCAGCCCCGCTCCTGCCCCTGGCCGAACAGCAGCAGCTCCGCCCGGCGGCACGCGGCGCTCAGCGGCGGCAGCCACTGCCCGGTCGGCTCGGCGGCGCGCAGCAGCCCCCGGACCGCTCGCGCCGGCAGCGGGTGCAGCGGCCGGCCCGGCGCGAACGTCTCGTAGAGGCTGCGCACGGTGTGCCCCTCGTAGGGGTGGGACACCACCAGGGGTGCGCCGTCCGCCGCCAGGATCGCGGCGACCGCCGCGCCGACGTTGCCGATCAGTGCAACTGGCACGGGCTGACCGCCGTCTCCGCACGTCACCAGGGGCCAGCGCCGGCAGAACGCGGCGAAGGCGGTCGTCATCCGCCGTCCCGAGCCGTGCACGGAGGGGGGTCGGTAGAGGGTCAC from Frankia alni ACN14a harbors:
- a CDS encoding NAD-dependent epimerase/dehydratase family protein, with amino-acid sequence MTRVALFGATGFIGAACAAALAAAGHEVLPRPARRLAVDGEALTGVPERAYRPHLPGLAAELDGVGAVVNAAGVAVSAARLSPELVGGNAAWPRLLADACERAGVPRLVHVSTAAVQGRVDRLDESLRYAPVNPYARSKTLGEQLLRDAAAAGRVAVTLYRPPSVHGSGRRMTTAFAAFCRRWPLVTCGDGGQPVPVALIGNVGAAVAAILAADGAPLVVSHPYEGHTVRSLYETFAPGRPLHPLPARAVRGLLRAAEPTGQWLPPLSAACRRAELLLFGQGQERGWLDARGFRLPLGQPAWDEVAATRGRSHYR